Part of the Drosophila pseudoobscura strain MV-25-SWS-2005 chromosome 2, UCI_Dpse_MV25, whole genome shotgun sequence genome, AAGAACTGTAGTCTTTTTGCTGTCAATCTCTTTGTGAGTCTGACGCAGCTTTTCCAACTGGGACGGGCCTGCAACTACAAGCTGGAGCAGGCTAACGCAAATCTTTCAATAGCTAGATTTTCCAGGGCTTAGAGACGAAATACCATGACTGTACAGCCAAGAGAATAACTTGGCAAATAATCTCAACTAGTCAATCTCAAATAATCTAACTTGAGTCAATAGTTGGGAGGAAACTCCCAGTCGAAACGCTGGTAGTCGTTTCTaccgtatctttaaaattgtgtatTTCAGGGATCTTTCGATTTGctctaatagtctctgagaaatGGTGGTAAAAAGGGTCGAACAGACCAGAGTTAGAGACagaaacatacatacacacatagtCATAGGCATAGATAGGCATAAAAGAAAACTTAAGAAATAACAGCCGGAGATTGGAGAGTGACGAACCTAGCGGCCATTCATGAGACTAGCACGAGGGCACAAGTGtggtgcatacttttaggGTAACGCACAAGTCCCGTTATGCAGCACTGGCCACGTTTCGGAAAAGAAATCTcgcttgttgctgtttttgctctTTGGCGAAACTAAAATTAGGTTGAATGAAAATCTGACCGTGGATTTTGGCGCTCGGCTAAGCTAGAATCTCCATCCATTTTAAGGTGCTGGAATTTGGCTAAATATAAAACTACATAGatttaaaataagaaaattcGAGTCGCGCTCCATTCAAAGTCTCctaatggaaatggcaatcaATTAGCTTCAATCGTACCTACATAGGCATTCATTCACATGTATATAAATTGCTttagaaataataataaagatgCACATCGTTATCTGTTGGTGCTGGTCTCGGTGAATATTAATGAGCGACCTACAAGCAtctcacatatgtatgcatatagtATGAGTAggtatacatttttgttgttgttaatatGTTCTCATAATATCGGCTAATGGGCCTGATAACCCGTAACCCAGAATTTTGAAAGCAggataattaattaaatttaatttgtttcatGCTACATCCCAGCGCTACAATTTAGAATGTAATGCTTATCCAATAAAATTTGaattacatattttattatgTTATAATCGGAATGGCCATACATCTCGTTCTGCCTTATACTAAATGAGTTCATCCAAAACTATTAACCAGAACTCTTTTCCACAGttaccaaaaatataaaatgccCAAAAGATTTAATTTTCGTAAATCATGTCGCTATGTCATGACTTTTAACCAAAATGCGGAGTCGTGTTTTCGAGCAGAAATATCATGACATGAAGGTTTGATTCCATTAAGAAGAGGTGCGATTGAATGTAAGCCACCCAGTCCGAGCTAATCCAGTCTCCGTTGGTCAAGACTGGAGTGTCAAGTGCTGGTCTCCGTCCCCCCTTCTTATCGGCCACTCCGAACAGTTTCGCTATGTGACTGTGTAAAGAATTCCACTCGGCGACCGGATTGTCCGCATTCCACAGATTCAATCGAACAGTTCGTCTCTACACATAGAGAGAAACACCAACACAGGTCTACACAAAAGACCAAATTAACAGCTATACAGAAAAGTATCTACGGGTTGATCAATAAACAAACCGCAatccaagcccaagcccagtGCTTGCTGCAGTCTAGGCGACTTCGGcttccactccattccattccactacacacacacacacacacgcacacgtactcacacaaacacagatcGATTCGAGTACGAGTAAGTTGGCAATGGTCGACAACCAGTCTCAGGGGCTGAAAGGCGAAGAGTTGGTTGGATCTGAGTCTGCAAAAGCCCAACAAGCGGAGAGCTCAAAAAGCACCAGAAGCGAGAGACGATATCCACAAGACCCTCTCAAACTTACAAACGGCTTTTGGGACGTACTCAATGTATTTTCAATGGGTCCATTTTTCGGACACATTCGTACTCGTAGAGTTGCAGGtgttctccagctcctcttcGAAGAATTGTCGTTTTGGATACTGGTAGTttgtaaaattgtttttgctttttcttgaCTGTGCGTAGACTGCACTAGAccgtatatgtatgtgagaTACGCCCAAAGTGCATATCTCAAAACTCTTTTCTTGTGTAAAATATGAGGCAATTTACCTTACCTGAGACCGATTATCAGTTTAATTGTGCGAAGAATGAAGGGCTTGACTCCTAAAATTGGAAGTCAGTGGCCAAGTTTAGCAGCATCCTTTATTTCCTTGAAGCTTATTCGGGGTGTTGGACATGGGACGGGACTGGACTTTGGTGGGAAATGTTAGCGGCCCGCGTTTGGCAATTTGCCTGCCTGGCCAGTTAGCCATGTTGTCTTTGGCTACCAGTAAAACTGGAAACGGAATGCTGCATTTTCTCGTTTCATAAAAGGTGGAATTTCCATAAAGCCTGTGTGCCGCTGACATACAGAGAGACCAGGCTATCAGCGTCCAGGGTATCACACTCAGACGAGCCCGCCCTGAGCGGTATATGGCATACGCGTTTCTTGGTTCGAGATTCATGTGTTCGGGTATTGCGCAATGCGTGCACGGGGACAGACCAGACCCATAAATTGCACAGCGACAGACACCACCAAAGATAGAGcagcagacagacacagaagCTCCCTTGGACGGGCACTCGATCTGTAGATTTTGATTTATGTAATTGTCTTCTGAAATTCATATTACGAGTACACCTGCTGACCATTGGGGAGGATCACAGGCTTCAACTGTGCCCGATATAAACCAATCGCATTATGAAAACGTCGGGCCGCTTTGCACCTGAGCACTTTGTCTTGGTTACTGCGCCCAGCCTCGGGGTCGACAGTGAAACTGGAAGTGAAAGCGTGGGCTGGACAGCCTGAGCTGAATTCTCCCATCTGCCATCTCTCATCTCTTATTCACATATTTCATCTGTCCTCATTGTagtaaaaatgaaaatcacGCGACAATCTCAAAACTGTCAAAACTCCTTGGGACGCCTCGGATGGAGCGTCTCTGTTTCCACGGATATGGTTGAATTATGGCGTTTTTATGCTGGGCCGATTCTATGCGCTTCTATTCGACGGCTGCGTACCTGTCCACTGGCAACATTCCACAAAATAATCATTTCCAAGTCGCACCGCATTCGTATGCAAATCGAGCGCTGTGCCGCATTTGCATGCAGAAGGCATATGCATGATGGTTGTACAACTTTGGCTGGGGCAAGAGACTGACAGTGTCTAGGCCCAACCCCAAGCCCAAGTCGGGACAGCACTCTTCGTTTGCTGTGGGAGGCCAGTCCATGTGCCATGACTGCTTCCAGCTTCGAGCCGCCTCCGGCTCCGCTTCAGCCTCGAAGCACGGTGCCAATCAATCCAAGTTGAGCGACGTTGCATTCCCGCATCCCAATGGACTGTTGGGTGTGACAGGACACAGCCAGCTTAGCCACAAGATGATCGCCACCCGGAGGAAAGATCTCTATTGTTCTTCGTGCTTCCGTTAacaatttattatatttattgtacaTATTGAAATGTATACgaatatatgtgtgtatatggaTAGTTCTGTTCTTCTATTTCATGACCCTATTTTACGATACTAATGTGAACAGAACGAAATGCGGGAGTTACTCTCCACTCGATAGAATATTGTACATTTGTGATCGATCGCCTTTGACGCCAGTCGGAACTTATCTGTTCATTAGTTCGTTCGGCCGGAGCTTGCAGTGGTCAAGCAGTGGAGTTATATTATTCTACACTATGTATTATGATGGTTAAAGTACAAAGTACGCTGTTTCATGTATTCATGGATACATCCGCTAACGGATTTACTTATAGCATAAACCTAATAAGGCACACATATTCATTGATTAAATTGGATTCAATGTTGGAATTCTCAGGACCTCGCCCTCGCTGGTCCGTTGCCTCCTGTCTCTACTCGTATATCTGCCGTATGATGACCTGACCGCTTCTTGTGTTTGCTGTAGAGGGGGACCGAGGTCGAGGTCAGCCCGCAGCTTCGATTGGTTCCCTTTCTAATTTGACCAGCATCGCTAAACGTTGTTTAATCCTATGCACTTCGGCTTAGTGCGGTCCagaagtactcgtactcgtactcgcattGCAACAGATCCGCCCAACTCCTATCTTCGTGGCTTGCCGAAGCTACTGGAGGGACCCAGGGGCCCGTATATGgcatgcggatgcggatgtggatgcggatgttgatgtggatgtggggggTGCGCGTGGGGATGCGGATGTTGTCCTCCGCCGTTCGTCATCGTCATAGCGGCCTGTTTGCGTTGCAGAGTGCTCGGTCCCATCTGTCGCTCGCCATCGTTCAGATCCAGGCCCGCCACCATCTGCGCGATCTCGCGCTCCTTTTTCATGTCCGGTGGGTTGAACTGCAGGCTGGCCAGCGATCCGTGGCTGCGACTGCGGTGCTCCTGGCGGATGGAATAGCTAAAGGCCCGCTCGTTCAGGTGCCCCTTGCGCTGCAACGAAAGACTTACTTGAATCACAGCATGTAAGAGACCCGTCGAGGAGTTGACAACCGCCACGTTGCCCTCTAATGAGAGCCCACGAAGGACGGCCTTAGAGGCTGACTTACCTTGTAAATTCCTGTGCCTCCTGGCGACGGGGACTCGGCCCCCGAGTTGCCAGAGTCATCCAGCCCGTTGCCCATCGACGCCGCCATTTTCCGACTGGACATTCCCAGCGGACGCGGCTCCCCAATCATCGACTGCGACATCTGCGGCGGCGGGACGCCACCCatggcctgctgctggtggtagGCATATATGGGGGGCACTATGGGCATTCCCACGGGAACTCCGCCTCCACCGTTCTTCTtgtccttcttcttctttttgctgGTCGAGCGCGATGGCTGCAGTGTTGCGTACTGCTGGGGCAGCATGACAGGGATTTGAAGGGGTGGCATGCCGCCCATGTGTTGGTGTGCCGCATGGTGCATCATATGGTGTTGATGCGTAAGCTGCGGCGGATGGTGGGCCAGGTGACTGGGTGGCGGTGGACCGGGGGGGAAACCCCGATGACTGATGGTGTGATAGCGGGCAGAGTGCGGCCcgagtccgtgtccgtgtccggaCACAGGCCCGTAGATGACGCTGCCGGGACCGGCAGAGCTCTGAAGGCCAGAGCGATGCATGGCGGCAGGGTGCATGGGCTTCGGTCTGATGAGGGTGCCCGACAGGCTTTGGCTCCCGCTGGACTTGGACGACTTCTTGTCGCGCTTCTGCTTGCGCTCCTCCTTGACGGGGGGCGGAGGTACATCGATGGGGGCACTAATCTGGCGGGCCCGCAGCGGCCTGCCCAGGGTGGAGGTGTTTCCTGTGAACATCTCGTACGGACTCTCAACGGGCACCCCGATGCTGTCCAGCTGATCCTGGGACCCACTCCACACCTTGTGGTTCTCATCCCCGTTGTACAGCGAAGCATCGCCGTCGTCCCCGGTCACGTTCAGGTCAGCGCTGCTCCCGTAAACTGCAAGAATACCAAATACCAAATGCGTTTCTTTAATACAGGTCTAGAAGAGCACGGAACGGTCAGCCAACTAAAGTTATTTTTACAAAGGTTGATCATATTTTCAATACCCGTTTATTGGTGGCGGATACCCAAAGCCCGGGTTgtaatttatacatttatttttaacgACTTATTGATTTGACTATCTTAAAATTGAAGATTATTTTCTGATATACATAACTCCTAAGTGATTGCTAATGTCACAGCTTGTGATCGACGTGAAGCTTCAGTAAACTTATGCCTCTGTCAGGCAAAGTGCTAATGAAAATGAGCTTTGTAAGACTTCTCTCGACCTTCATGGCCGATACTTGGCTATTGATATTCGTTGAGGGATTCAACAAGGGCGCGAGACCTTGGGCACTGGGCACGGGGCACTTGTCGCCTTTCGAGCTGCCGCTCAAGGCAAATTGCTGATTCATTAGCCAAACCCAGAGAagagggtggggtggggttggggtggAGTGTTGGACCTCTGTGCAAAGCATTGGAATACAAATCAGCCAAAATACTGGAAATTAGCTGAGCGCGTCTAATCCAAGTGGACGGAAACAGGCCAAGACCATAGAGCgccgcagcggcagaagcATTCAAATTGTCGACTGGTCGACTGCGATCGCGATCGCCGCCCGtgctcggttcggttcgattcgattcaaCTGTGGTATTTCTTGGCCGCCGCCTCTATCGTACTCGGCTCGGGTACTGCGGTACACtcacacagaaacagacacatttacttacatatatatatatatactcgtatgtatgtacgtacacaGAGGCCGCAGTTGTCGCGGTTCTGCATCGCATTTGGGCCACGGCGGCAACGGTTTTGTAATAAATAACGGTAATTTAATAACTTGAACGTGGCTACACCTGCAGCTGTCTGTCGTATACCCCAAGCCCCCCGCTTCCCAGCACAATTCGGACACTGCCAttcagtgccagtgccagtgccagctccAGTCCAGAGACCCACTCCCAGAGACCCACTCTGTTCGGCAAACGACAAACCGACGAGTCACCTTGCGAGCGTATTTCGTCTCTTCCGTGGCTGCCTTTGTACAAGTACAAGCCATGCCATAATTTTGTTTGCGTCCACcgtttttctgtttctctgctGTGTGCTTTCCGCTTTTCTGGCTTTTCTGGCTTTTCGTTGGCTACTCGTATTCTACTCAGTGGCTTGATTGCCTCATCCTCATACGCCCTAAGACATCCACTCGGCCGGAGGTATATTGACCCCCAGCTGCGGAGCTGTACAAGGGAACATATGTGGAACCATTACTCTGTTGCTCTTACGCGCAGGGAATGTAATCTGCGTAAGTGGCTGCGGAAGTCCGGCGGATTTCCAATTCCCGCTTGCTGCATTGGCTCCGGTTCGAAGGAAGCGCCGATACTTATGTATCTAAGAAAGACTGCGAAAAGTTAATTACTTTTACAGCCCGTGGAGTCCGGGGAGTCGATCTTTAATCATTTCCCATTTCGCGCGCTCCTGTTTTGTTCGGGGCCATTACGCGAAAATGTTTCAACAACCTTGCTAGTGCCTATCCCCCAGTCGGACTTATGTCATAATCGATGGCGGTAGAAGTAGCTGCAGCTAAAAGCAAAATTGAGACTCTCACTTACGTCCAAAGCACATGGGGACAGGGGAGAGCGGCCTGTGGGCATGCGTGCGTGAAAATCGTATTTCCACGTTGCACTGCGCTGGgaaagggggaggggaaggtGCACTCGAGCTGAGGCAAGGCAGATTCGGTGCCTGCCAGAGAAGCAGCCGCCGATGGATGGAAAAGGCAACTTGAAATAAAGTCGAAATATCACGTATCCAAAGTTCGCCAAAACACACTGGCTGGCATTTAGACGAGCCACTCAAATTCCAGCCACTCGGGCGGAAGAggagtggcaacagcagcagccgcttcGCCTTTCGGtggtgcagctgcagcggcagcggctagCAAGCCGAGTTCTCCTACCATTTTCCATTATTGCCTTTGGAGATCGTGGGCTCGAACCCAAAGTCGCAGCTGCAGAGCGAAATCTAGGCCGAACATGCCAGCGTGGAATGCCAGACGAATGACTAACAGCACCGCACTCTGGTGGATATCAGTATTGTATCTGCAGTGCGAGGAGTACCtcgaaaacaataaaatgaaaacGGAACATCGGAATACAGTCTATCCCTGAACGCCTGAATGCCTGATGAATGAATACGAGTACTTTCGTTTGGATAACTCGAATGTATCTCGTGCTTATGCCGTGAGAGGTCACTTTCGAGACGAGGTATCTTCCGCCAACTTTTCTTATGATCGCATTAAAAAGAGCGGCTGTAAGTGCAAGCCATTTCAtccaaattaaaataattatgcaaagtGGCGTGCATGAGCTACTTATTcggcatatgtatatgcacacACCTGcacattgtacatacatacgtacgaGTCATAAACTTGTATAGATATCGTATGGACTCGTACCTCAATTGTCAACGACAATGCCTTCACAGatagagaggaagagagggagagagcttCCGAGAGAAACCGCGACTTCAGATGGCAACTGCAAGTGGGTCAAACATGATCAAACATTCACATGAACTACGATATGTACGGATGGAGAAGGAGCCGTGAGTGCGCCGAGATTACAGGTAAATCTGAAGGATCGCGTAGTCAGATTTTTATAATCGAGTTACGATCAAAGTCACCTCGGAAAAAATACAACTACCCGCAAGACAATGTTGCAAAGTGGCCAAGCGGGCCGGCTGTTGCATGCAACCGAGTCATTCAACTGCAACTGGATTTCGGTTAATGTGTCCCgtcttttttttgctgcccCGCTCCCTCTGGCTCTATGTACTACCATTTTCTCCATCCCCTTCCCCATCCCCGTCTCTTTTTCTAGCCACTTTGCATAATAATAATGCaacagtggcagtagcagtggcagcaaccaGCACAGAGATCGTTTGCCAGATGGATGCAGACGCTGATCGTAATAGCCGCGCAGAAATATTGCATCGCCAGCGGAAGCCGGTCTCTGGCTGGAACTGGAGTCTAAAACTTGACTAGCAACAGAggctgcggcagtggcagctacAGCGGCAGGTTGCATTCAAAAATGTACGAGCACAATACTCTTGTCATGGTCAAGTGGTCAGGCATTCCCAAGACGATGAAGACAGCGACACTTTCAAACCTAATGAACGGTTTCTTGCACATTCTGCCACAGTGGTCTTTCTGGAAAACGGTAGTGCAGTTCATACAAGAATCCGTGGGAGGAATCCCATCAGCGCCACCCAGGAAAGGAAAAACTGCTCTAATTTCccaaa contains:
- the LOC4802777 gene encoding uncharacterized protein isoform X1; this encodes MGDSTPICRCRVLYLGSAVPRQSKDGLQGIQEPLRSLYPSEGAVGAKGIDSWLSVWSNGILLENVDENLKQITRFFPIESLHYCAAVRQVLIPERGNAHPEPKFLPLDSPFARMPRAQHPPIFAAILRRTTGIKVLECHVFICKREAAANALVRCCFHAYADNSYARQLETGSTTGGGSSSVYGTLKSAAGSKSNGDLASVGLANGSGHGSHHLALAAQGGWRSRAGSTTTLNSLGRASNGHGPNGMNGGSTGSAAEGYTSVKNFYGSSADLNVTGDDGDASLYNGDENHKVWSGSQDQLDSIGVPVESPYEMFTGNTSTLGRPLRARQISAPIDVPPPPVKEERKQKRDKKSSKSSGSQSLSGTLIRPKPMHPAAMHRSGLQSSAGPGSVIYGPVSGHGHGLGPHSARYHTISHRGFPPGPPPPSHLAHHPPQLTHQHHMMHHAAHQHMGGMPPLQIPVMLPQQYATLQPSRSTSKKKKKDKKNGGGGVPVGMPIVPPIYAYHQQQAMGGVPPPQMSQSMIGEPRPLGMSSRKMAASMGNGLDDSGNSGAESPSPGGTGIYKRKGHLNERAFSYSIRQEHRSRSHGSLASLQFNPPDMKKEREIAQMVAGLDLNDGERQMGPSTLQRKQAAMTMTNGGGQHPHPHAHPPHPHQHPHPHPHPHAIYGPLGPSSSFGKPRR
- the LOC4802777 gene encoding uncharacterized protein isoform X2; translation: MGDSTPICRCRVLYLGSAVPRQSKDGLQGIQEPLRSLYPSEGAVGAKGIDSWLSVWSNGILLENVDENLKQITRFFPIESLHYCAAVRQVLIPERGNAHPEPKFLPLDSPFARMPRAQHPPIFAAILRRTTGIKVLECHVFICKREAAANALVRCCFHAYADNSYARQLETGSTTGGGSSSVYGTLKSAAGSKSNGDLASVGLANGSGHGSHHLALAAQGGWRSRAGSTTTLNSLGRASNGHGPNGMNGGSTGSAAEGYTSVKNFYGSSADLNVTGDDGDASLYNGDENHKVWSGSQDQLDSIGVPVESPYEMFTGNTSTLGRPLRARQISAPIDVPPPPVKEERKQKRDKKSSKSSGSQSLSGTLIRPKPMHPAAMHRSGLQSSAGPGSVIYGPVSGHGHGLGPHSARYHTISHRGFPPGPPPPSHLAHHPPQLTHQHHMMHHAAHQHMGGMPPLQIPVMLPQQYATLQPSRSTSKKKKKDKKNGGGGVPVGMPIVPPIYAYHQQQAMGGVPPPQMSQSMIGEPRPLGMSSRKMAASMGNGLDDSGNSGAESPSPGGTGIYK